The following proteins are co-located in the Polymorphospora rubra genome:
- a CDS encoding bifunctional 3'-5' exonuclease/DNA polymerase — translation MLVAVVPDGPDAGSGVGAAAGGRLLRLDDAGRPDGAPETVDDLAAAVTDLERRHRPRWLWPSTATAYPPLLHAGIRVDRCHDVELTEALLLGHAGRWGEPRALPAALARLTGAPVPPDPPPRPAAPPGDLQGTLFEATAAPPATPGSDPLRALTEVYADQRRRIAGTESPGRFRLLVAAESAGALIAAEMGADGLPWRADVHDGLLVELLGEPSRVGGPPRRLVELNARIADAFGVRQLHAESPAEVLRAFARAGIDVPNTRAWVLRGVEHPAVPLLLEFKELYRIWTAHGWAWRDTWVRDGRFRPEYVPGGVVSGRWATRGGGALQIPKVVRRAVRADPGWRLVVADAGQLEPRVLAAVSGDARLAAAGQAADLYAALARESFGGDRAKAKLALLGAMYGQTGGMAAPALAVLRRSYPLAYDYVESAARTGEAGGLVRSWLGRTCPPASVVIRDEDGFDAFEAPADPGRPRSADRARGRFTRNFVIQATAAEWALTMLATLRGELAATAARLVFFQHDEVLVHCPARDAETVRALVDAAGVRATRLLFGDTPVRFPLDLSVVECYADAK, via the coding sequence ATGCTGGTGGCGGTCGTACCCGACGGCCCCGACGCCGGGTCCGGCGTCGGGGCCGCGGCCGGCGGGCGGCTGCTCCGGCTCGACGACGCCGGGCGGCCCGACGGGGCGCCGGAAACCGTCGACGACCTCGCCGCCGCCGTCACCGACCTGGAGAGACGGCACCGGCCCCGGTGGCTGTGGCCGTCGACCGCGACCGCCTATCCGCCGCTGCTGCACGCCGGCATCCGCGTCGACCGCTGCCACGACGTCGAGCTGACCGAGGCACTGCTGCTCGGCCACGCCGGCCGCTGGGGCGAGCCGCGCGCCCTGCCCGCCGCCCTGGCCCGGCTCACCGGCGCGCCGGTGCCGCCCGACCCGCCGCCCCGACCCGCCGCGCCGCCCGGCGACCTTCAGGGCACCCTGTTCGAGGCGACCGCCGCGCCGCCGGCCACGCCCGGCTCCGACCCGCTCCGGGCCCTGACCGAGGTGTACGCCGACCAGCGGCGCCGGATCGCCGGCACCGAGTCGCCCGGCCGGTTCCGGTTGCTGGTCGCCGCCGAGTCGGCCGGTGCCCTGATCGCCGCCGAGATGGGCGCCGACGGGCTGCCGTGGCGGGCCGACGTACACGACGGGCTGCTGGTCGAGTTGCTCGGCGAACCGTCCCGGGTCGGTGGGCCGCCCCGCCGGCTGGTCGAGCTGAACGCCCGGATCGCCGACGCGTTCGGCGTACGTCAGTTGCACGCGGAGTCGCCGGCCGAGGTGCTGCGCGCCTTCGCCCGGGCCGGAATCGACGTACCGAACACCCGGGCCTGGGTGCTGCGCGGCGTCGAGCATCCGGCCGTGCCGCTGCTGCTGGAGTTCAAGGAGCTGTACCGGATCTGGACCGCGCACGGCTGGGCGTGGCGCGACACCTGGGTGCGCGACGGCCGGTTCCGGCCCGAGTACGTGCCGGGCGGAGTGGTCTCGGGCCGGTGGGCGACCCGTGGCGGTGGCGCCCTGCAGATTCCGAAGGTGGTCCGGCGGGCGGTACGGGCCGATCCCGGCTGGCGCCTGGTGGTCGCCGACGCCGGCCAGCTGGAGCCGAGGGTGCTCGCCGCGGTCTCCGGCGATGCCCGGCTGGCCGCCGCCGGGCAGGCCGCCGACCTGTACGCGGCCCTGGCCAGGGAGTCGTTCGGCGGCGACCGGGCGAAGGCGAAGCTGGCCCTGCTCGGCGCCATGTACGGCCAGACCGGCGGCATGGCGGCTCCCGCGCTCGCCGTACTGCGGCGTAGTTATCCGCTGGCGTACGACTACGTCGAGTCGGCGGCCCGGACCGGGGAGGCCGGCGGCCTGGTCCGGTCGTGGCTGGGCCGCACCTGCCCGCCGGCGTCGGTGGTGATCCGCGACGAGGACGGCTTCGACGCGTTCGAGGCGCCGGCCGACCCGGGCCGGCCCCGGTCGGCGGACCGGGCACGGGGCCGCTTCACCCGCAACTTCGTCATCCAGGCGACGGCCGCGGAGTGGGCGTTGACGATGCTGGCCACGCTGCGCGGGGAACTGGCCGCGACCGCGGCGCGGCTGGTCTTCTTCCAGCACGACGAGGTGCTGGTGCACTGTCCGGCCCGCGACGCCGAGACGGTCCGCGCGCTGGTCGACGCGGCCGGGGTCCGGGCCACCCGGCTGCTCTTCGGCGACACCCCGGTCCGGTTCCCGCTCGACCTGTCCGTCGTGGAGTGCTACGCCGACGCGAAGTAG
- a CDS encoding carbohydrate ABC transporter permease, whose product MTIGTDKPAPVQPAPPPSRGVRRHGREGTKREVGLLSSVGHIFLVVWAALVILPLLWTFLASFKNNEEIFGNAWSLPGALRFENWARAWEEAHVGQYFLNSVFVVGVSTFGTMLLGSMAAYVLARYTFFGNRAIYYLFVSGLAFPVFLALVPLFFVVRNLGLFNTHTGLILVYISYSLPFTVFFLAAFFKTLPNSVAEAAMIDGCSHTRLFFRVMMPMAKPGLISITIFNIIGQWNQYILPLAIIPGTDVEDKWVLTQGIANINTSAGFNADWGGLFAALTMAILPMIVIYAIFQRQIQSGLTAGAVK is encoded by the coding sequence ATGACCATCGGCACTGACAAACCCGCCCCGGTCCAGCCCGCCCCGCCTCCGTCTCGGGGGGTGCGGCGGCACGGCCGGGAGGGCACCAAACGCGAGGTCGGCCTGCTGTCCTCGGTCGGACACATCTTCCTGGTGGTGTGGGCGGCGCTGGTGATCCTGCCGCTGCTGTGGACCTTCCTCGCGTCGTTCAAGAACAACGAGGAGATCTTCGGCAACGCCTGGTCGCTGCCGGGCGCGCTGCGGTTCGAGAACTGGGCCCGCGCCTGGGAGGAGGCGCACGTCGGCCAGTACTTCCTGAACAGCGTCTTCGTCGTCGGGGTGAGCACCTTCGGCACGATGCTGCTCGGTTCGATGGCCGCGTACGTCCTGGCCCGCTACACCTTCTTCGGCAACCGGGCGATCTACTACCTGTTCGTGTCGGGGCTGGCGTTCCCGGTGTTCCTGGCCCTGGTGCCACTGTTCTTCGTGGTCCGCAACCTGGGCCTGTTCAACACCCACACCGGCCTGATCCTGGTCTACATCTCGTATTCGCTGCCGTTCACGGTGTTCTTCCTGGCGGCGTTCTTCAAGACGTTGCCGAACTCGGTGGCCGAGGCGGCGATGATCGACGGCTGCTCGCACACCCGGCTGTTCTTCCGGGTGATGATGCCGATGGCGAAGCCGGGCCTGATCAGCATCACCATCTTCAACATCATCGGGCAGTGGAACCAGTACATCCTGCCGCTGGCGATCATCCCGGGCACCGATGTCGAGGACAAGTGGGTGCTGACCCAGGGCATCGCCAACATCAACACCTCGGCCGGCTTCAACGCCGACTGGGGCGGCCTGTTCGCCGCGCTGACCATGGCGATCCTGCCGATGATCGTCATCTACGCCATCTTCCAACGCCAGATCCAGTCCGGCCTCACCGCCGGCGCCGTCAAGTAG
- a CDS encoding MurR/RpiR family transcriptional regulator encodes MAEREVDVAAVTAVVDASAASRRPVATPPSLSVADDGALLRVRARLPEFTGALLRVADQVLSDPDAAARATIVELAERSGTSPATVTRFCRALGYEGYAELRLGIAAETGRARSAGWSIDIGREIQPGDPLDRVLDQIMAADTRAMHDTAALLDLAEVERAADAVAGAQRVNIFGASGSALVGEELQFSLHRIGVAAWAWTDVHNGLASAALQRPGDVALGISHSGQTRETIEMLAEAGSHGATTVALTSFPRSPLAELADIVLVTATQATTFRPDALSARHPQLVVLDLLYIAVAQRTHDVAHAAFQRTAQAVGGHKAAKDGGAA; translated from the coding sequence ATGGCTGAACGCGAGGTGGACGTCGCCGCGGTGACCGCCGTGGTCGACGCCTCCGCGGCCAGCCGCCGGCCGGTCGCCACACCCCCGTCGCTGTCCGTCGCCGACGACGGTGCCCTGCTGCGCGTACGGGCCCGGCTGCCCGAGTTCACCGGCGCCCTGCTGCGCGTCGCCGACCAGGTGCTCAGCGATCCCGACGCCGCGGCCCGGGCGACCATCGTCGAACTGGCCGAGCGCAGCGGCACCTCGCCGGCGACCGTCACCCGGTTCTGCCGGGCGCTGGGCTACGAGGGGTACGCCGAACTGCGGCTCGGTATCGCCGCCGAGACCGGTCGGGCCCGCTCCGCCGGCTGGAGCATCGACATCGGGCGGGAGATTCAGCCCGGCGACCCGCTCGACCGGGTGCTCGACCAGATCATGGCGGCCGACACCCGGGCCATGCACGACACCGCCGCCCTGCTCGACCTGGCCGAGGTCGAGCGCGCCGCCGACGCCGTCGCCGGTGCCCAGCGGGTCAACATCTTCGGCGCCAGCGGCAGTGCGCTGGTCGGCGAGGAGTTGCAGTTCAGCCTGCACCGCATCGGGGTGGCGGCGTGGGCCTGGACCGACGTGCACAACGGACTCGCCAGTGCCGCCCTGCAGCGCCCCGGCGACGTCGCCCTCGGCATCTCCCACAGCGGACAGACGCGGGAGACGATCGAGATGCTCGCCGAGGCCGGCAGCCACGGGGCCACCACCGTGGCGCTGACCAGTTTCCCCCGCTCGCCGCTGGCCGAGCTGGCCGACATCGTGCTGGTGACCGCCACCCAGGCGACCACCTTCCGCCCCGACGCGCTCTCCGCCCGGCACCCGCAACTGGTGGTGCTCGACCTGCTCTACATCGCGGTGGCGCAGCGTACCCACGACGTGGCGCACGCGGCGTTCCAACGCACCGCCCAGGCCGTCGGCGGCCACAAGGCCGCCAAGGACGGGGGTGCGGCATGA
- a CDS encoding carbohydrate ABC transporter permease: protein MRHGKYPFVIGFLLAPVTLYVVFVIAPYAQAFYMAATNWRGLSPGQFVGFENFERLFQDDVFWKALQHHGVLLLALPLLTIAIALFLAFMLNVGGGAKQGVMVGVRGSKFYRVVFFLPQVLAVAILGVLFQAVYRADESGLINGLLGSLGVEPLGFLINPNIALWSIIGVLVWQAVGFYVVLFSAGMASIPKDIYEAAMLDGASRVGLFFRVTIPLLWDTLQVAWVYLGIMAFDAFAIVWTLSVDQGGPDGSTTVLGAEIYRNAFVFSKYGYASAMGVALFFLTLTFAALSLRVSRRESVEM from the coding sequence ATGCGGCACGGCAAGTACCCGTTCGTCATAGGGTTCCTCCTGGCACCCGTGACGCTGTACGTCGTTTTCGTCATCGCGCCGTACGCGCAGGCGTTCTACATGGCGGCGACCAACTGGCGCGGCCTGTCGCCGGGACAGTTCGTCGGGTTCGAAAACTTCGAGCGTCTGTTCCAGGACGACGTGTTCTGGAAGGCGTTGCAGCACCACGGCGTCCTGTTGCTTGCCCTGCCGCTGCTCACGATCGCGATCGCCCTGTTCCTGGCGTTCATGCTGAACGTCGGCGGCGGGGCGAAGCAGGGGGTCATGGTCGGGGTCCGGGGGTCGAAGTTCTACCGGGTGGTGTTCTTCCTCCCCCAGGTCCTGGCCGTGGCCATCCTCGGTGTGCTGTTCCAGGCGGTGTACCGCGCCGACGAGTCGGGGCTGATCAACGGTCTGCTCGGCAGCCTCGGCGTGGAACCGCTCGGCTTCCTGATCAATCCCAACATCGCCCTGTGGTCGATCATCGGGGTGCTGGTCTGGCAGGCCGTCGGCTTCTACGTCGTGCTCTTCTCCGCCGGGATGGCGTCGATCCCGAAGGACATCTACGAGGCGGCGATGCTCGACGGCGCCTCCCGGGTCGGCCTGTTCTTCCGGGTCACCATCCCGCTGCTGTGGGACACGTTGCAGGTCGCCTGGGTCTATCTGGGCATCATGGCGTTCGACGCGTTCGCGATCGTCTGGACGCTCTCGGTCGACCAGGGCGGCCCGGACGGGTCGACCACGGTGCTCGGCGCCGAGATCTACCGCAACGCGTTCGTCTTCTCGAAGTACGGCTACGCGTCGGCGATGGGCGTCGCGCTGTTCTTCCTGACGCTCACCTTCGCCGCGCTGAGCCTGCGGGTCAGCCGGCGCGAATCCGTCGAGATGTGA
- a CDS encoding carbohydrate ABC transporter permease produces the protein MTVLDRAPAGAAPARKTDPAPRRETGVANAFSHGFLLLWGLLTAFPLLWVLVSSFKSDAEILGDPWGLPSALRFENWARAWTEANIGQYFLNSTIVVAGSLTLTMFFGATAAYVFARYDFRGRQIAYYLFVGGMMFPVFLALVPLFFVVRNAGLFGTWTGLILVYAAYSLPFTVFFLTAFFRTLPTSVAEAALIDGCGHFRLFFRVMLPMARPGLISIAIFNFLSHWNQFILPQVLMQGDDSKWVLAQGLAALAINQGYEGDYSGLFAGLTLAMLPVLVVYVAFQRQIQSGLTAGQLK, from the coding sequence ATGACCGTTCTTGATCGGGCGCCTGCCGGTGCGGCGCCGGCCCGGAAGACCGATCCCGCCCCGCGCCGGGAAACCGGCGTCGCCAACGCCTTCTCGCACGGCTTCCTGCTGCTGTGGGGACTGCTCACCGCGTTCCCGCTGCTGTGGGTGCTGGTCAGCTCGTTCAAGAGCGACGCCGAGATCCTCGGCGACCCGTGGGGGCTGCCGAGCGCACTGCGCTTCGAGAACTGGGCCCGGGCCTGGACCGAGGCGAACATCGGCCAGTACTTCCTGAACAGCACGATCGTCGTCGCCGGCTCGCTGACGCTGACCATGTTCTTCGGCGCCACCGCCGCGTACGTCTTCGCCCGCTACGATTTCCGCGGCCGGCAGATCGCCTACTACCTGTTCGTCGGCGGGATGATGTTCCCGGTGTTCCTGGCCCTGGTGCCGCTGTTCTTCGTGGTCCGCAACGCCGGGCTGTTCGGCACCTGGACCGGCCTGATCCTGGTGTACGCCGCGTACTCGCTGCCGTTCACCGTCTTCTTCCTGACCGCCTTCTTCCGTACGCTGCCGACCTCGGTCGCCGAGGCCGCGCTGATCGACGGGTGCGGCCACTTCCGGCTGTTCTTCCGGGTGATGCTGCCGATGGCGCGGCCGGGGCTGATCAGCATCGCGATCTTCAACTTCCTCAGTCACTGGAACCAGTTCATCCTGCCGCAGGTGCTGATGCAGGGCGACGACTCCAAGTGGGTGCTGGCGCAGGGGCTGGCGGCGCTCGCGATCAACCAGGGCTACGAGGGCGACTACAGCGGCCTGTTCGCCGGCCTGACCCTCGCGATGCTCCCGGTCCTGGTCGTCTACGTCGCCTTCCAGCGTCAGATCCAGAGTGGACTGACGGCCGGCCAGCTGAAGTGA
- a CDS encoding carbohydrate ABC transporter permease, translating to MRHGKYPLIVTFLVPPLLLYGIFVLSPYLQAFQISTTNWLGYSAEADFVGLENFATLLRDGYVWNAIKNNAILLLVLPLVTIGLGLFFATMLNMGGRRGRAGVVGVTGTAAYRLIYFFPQVLSVVIIAIIWREVYHPNNGLLNASLGALGINGPSWLGDPRFAFWCVLAVLIWSNVGFYVVLFGAAMQAIPRDIYEAVMLDGASRFVTLFKVTIPLLWDTVQVAWIYLAIAALDGFILVQLMTNGGPNFSSDVIGLRMYDTAFGSETKFGYASAIGVVMFFLTLSVAVLALRAARRDRIEYS from the coding sequence GTGAGACATGGCAAGTATCCGCTGATCGTCACCTTCCTGGTGCCGCCGCTGCTGCTCTACGGCATCTTCGTGCTGTCGCCGTACCTGCAGGCCTTCCAGATCTCGACCACCAACTGGCTCGGCTATTCCGCGGAGGCCGACTTCGTCGGGCTGGAGAACTTCGCCACCCTGCTGCGCGACGGCTACGTCTGGAACGCGATCAAGAACAACGCGATCCTGCTCCTGGTGCTGCCGCTGGTGACGATCGGGCTGGGTCTGTTCTTCGCCACCATGCTGAACATGGGCGGGCGACGTGGCCGGGCCGGCGTGGTCGGGGTGACCGGCACGGCCGCCTACCGGCTGATCTACTTCTTTCCGCAGGTCCTGTCCGTGGTGATCATCGCGATCATCTGGCGGGAGGTCTACCACCCCAACAACGGCCTGCTGAACGCCTCCCTCGGCGCCTTGGGCATCAACGGGCCGTCCTGGCTCGGCGACCCGCGCTTCGCTTTCTGGTGCGTGCTCGCCGTGCTCATCTGGAGCAACGTCGGCTTCTACGTCGTCCTCTTCGGCGCCGCCATGCAGGCGATCCCGCGCGACATCTACGAGGCGGTGATGCTCGACGGGGCGTCGCGGTTCGTCACCCTGTTCAAGGTCACCATCCCGCTGCTGTGGGACACCGTCCAGGTCGCCTGGATCTATCTGGCCATCGCCGCCCTCGACGGGTTCATCCTGGTGCAGCTGATGACCAACGGCGGCCCCAACTTCTCCTCCGACGTGATCGGCCTGCGGATGTACGACACCGCGTTCGGCAGCGAGACCAAGTTCGGGTACGCCTCGGCGATCGGTGTCGTCATGTTCTTCCTGACCCTCTCGGTGGCGGTGCTGGCGCTGCGCGCCGCCCGGCGTGATCGGATCGAATACTCATGA
- a CDS encoding nucleotidyltransferase family protein encodes MIIAAGGGRRIGGPEALLHQGEKSLVDQMLETVRDGGCAPVVVVLGAAAHRVRKTAELTGAKVVVNRKWGTGVGSSMRAGLDALADDDIEAVVVVPVDMPGVTADAVRRVAALPYPDVLVCATYEGLRSYPMLFGRRHWPGIASLTNADVGARAYLLAHKDDIVEIACDGIADGARVDSPELVEAWGLTVPAQREGD; translated from the coding sequence CTGATAATCGCCGCGGGCGGAGGGCGCCGGATCGGCGGCCCGGAGGCGTTGTTGCACCAGGGCGAGAAGTCGCTGGTGGACCAGATGTTGGAGACCGTACGCGACGGCGGGTGTGCCCCGGTGGTCGTGGTGCTCGGCGCGGCGGCGCACCGGGTCCGCAAGACCGCCGAGCTGACCGGCGCCAAGGTGGTCGTGAACCGCAAGTGGGGGACCGGGGTCGGCTCGTCGATGCGGGCGGGGCTGGACGCGCTCGCCGACGACGACATCGAGGCGGTCGTCGTGGTGCCGGTGGACATGCCGGGCGTCACCGCCGACGCGGTACGGCGGGTGGCGGCGCTGCCGTACCCGGACGTGCTGGTCTGTGCCACGTACGAGGGTCTGCGCAGCTATCCGATGCTGTTCGGGCGCCGGCACTGGCCGGGCATCGCGTCGCTGACCAACGCGGACGTCGGTGCGCGGGCGTACCTGCTGGCGCACAAGGACGACATCGTCGAGATCGCCTGTGACGGGATCGCCGACGGTGCGCGGGTCGACTCGCCGGAACTGGTCGAGGCGTGGGGGCTGACGGTGCCGGCCCAGCGCGAGGGGGACTGA
- a CDS encoding sugar isomerase domain-containing protein: MVSMQGYADAVRPVLDRLLDSEAAGIARAADLIADSLRDGGVLQAFGAGHSEAFAAELVARAGGLVPTNRLSLHDLVLHGDAPRDVLDDPKLERDPSIAHQIYALAAPQPRDVFVVASQSGINGSVVELAALVKARGHHLVAVTSVEHTARVAPRHPSGQRLADIADVVLDNGAPYGDALLPLTSGGAVCAVSSVTAALLAQLLTAEVVRRFQVAGEVPPIYLSANVPGGDEHNTALESRYAGRIRRTA, from the coding sequence GTGGTCAGCATGCAGGGGTACGCGGACGCCGTACGGCCGGTTCTCGACCGGCTGCTCGACTCCGAGGCCGCCGGCATCGCGCGGGCCGCCGACCTGATCGCCGACAGCCTGCGCGACGGTGGCGTGCTCCAGGCGTTCGGTGCCGGCCACTCCGAGGCGTTCGCCGCGGAACTCGTCGCCCGGGCCGGCGGCCTGGTCCCCACCAACCGGCTGTCGCTGCACGACCTGGTACTGCACGGCGACGCACCCAGGGACGTGCTCGACGACCCCAAGCTCGAACGCGACCCTTCCATCGCCCACCAGATCTACGCGCTCGCGGCACCGCAGCCGCGCGACGTGTTCGTGGTGGCGTCCCAGTCCGGCATCAACGGCTCGGTCGTCGAGCTGGCGGCGCTGGTCAAGGCCCGCGGCCACCACCTGGTCGCGGTCACCTCGGTCGAGCACACCGCGCGGGTCGCACCACGGCACCCGTCCGGTCAGCGGCTCGCCGACATCGCCGACGTCGTGCTGGACAACGGCGCGCCGTACGGCGACGCACTGCTGCCGCTGACCAGCGGCGGCGCGGTCTGTGCGGTCTCCTCGGTCACCGCGGCGCTGCTCGCGCAACTGCTGACCGCCGAGGTCGTACGACGGTTCCAAGTGGCCGGCGAGGTACCCCCGATCTACCTCTCGGCGAACGTCCCCGGTGGGGACGAACACAACACCGCGCTCGAGTCACGGTACGCCGGGCGTATCCGGCGCACCGCCTGA
- a CDS encoding N-acetylglucosamine kinase yields MSDSIVVGLDIGGTSTRALVATAAGTVLGRGRAGGGNPTTHGVEAAATELRLALTAALAPIDPGQVSAAAMGLAGAGRLLADPVARAAFDRVWDQVGLRCGYDVTGDALAAYASGTPHPDGTIVIAGTGAIAGEIRDLTLHRVADGHGWLLGDAGSGFWLGREAVRRTLAVIETSQERVGLPDLVMAELLGDPATGGGPPAGPARRTVDALVQAVAAGPPIALAALAPLVVRAARDGDPVAVDIVAEAARLLAGSVGRIRSAGDRTPVVLGGGLLTGGTPLSAALTGALRERWPDAPLVTAGDGAAGAAWLAARTLPEVTDPTALHHRLLAAPA; encoded by the coding sequence ATGAGCGATTCCATCGTGGTGGGACTCGACATCGGCGGAACCTCCACCCGCGCCCTGGTCGCGACCGCCGCCGGCACCGTCCTGGGCCGCGGCCGGGCCGGCGGCGGCAACCCCACCACGCACGGCGTCGAGGCCGCCGCCACCGAACTGCGGCTCGCCCTCACGGCCGCACTCGCCCCGATCGACCCCGGACAGGTCAGCGCCGCCGCCATGGGTCTCGCCGGCGCCGGCCGGCTGCTCGCCGACCCGGTCGCCCGCGCCGCCTTCGACCGGGTCTGGGACCAGGTCGGCCTCCGTTGCGGGTACGACGTCACCGGCGACGCCCTCGCCGCCTACGCCTCCGGCACCCCGCACCCCGACGGCACCATCGTCATCGCCGGCACCGGCGCCATCGCCGGCGAGATCCGCGACCTCACCCTGCACCGGGTCGCCGACGGCCACGGCTGGCTGCTCGGCGACGCCGGCTCCGGGTTCTGGCTCGGCCGGGAAGCCGTACGGCGCACGCTCGCAGTGATCGAAACCAGTCAGGAGCGGGTGGGACTACCCGACCTGGTGATGGCCGAACTGCTCGGCGACCCGGCCACCGGCGGCGGTCCCCCCGCCGGACCCGCCCGGCGGACCGTCGACGCCCTCGTCCAGGCCGTCGCCGCCGGCCCGCCGATCGCATTGGCCGCCCTCGCCCCGCTCGTCGTCCGCGCCGCGCGCGACGGCGACCCGGTCGCGGTCGACATCGTCGCCGAGGCCGCCCGCCTGCTGGCCGGCAGCGTGGGTCGGATCCGCTCGGCCGGCGACCGCACCCCGGTCGTGCTCGGCGGCGGGCTGCTGACCGGGGGTACGCCACTCTCGGCCGCGCTGACCGGGGCGCTCCGCGAGCGGTGGCCGGACGCGCCCCTGGTGACCGCCGGCGACGGCGCGGCCGGCGCGGCATGGCTGGCCGCCCGGACGCTGCCCGAGGTCACCGACCCGACGGCCCTGCACCACCGGCTGCTCGCCGCCCCGGCCTGA
- the ngcE gene encoding N-acetylglucosamine/diacetylchitobiose ABC transporter substrate-binding protein, which produces MSATPDNTSDLTRRTVLRRAATVGLLATPAAGLLSACVGSGGDEPQEQAEGEKTAENPLGVDPKAPLEIVIFNGGYGEKYATDVHQPLYKTKFPEAEIKHSATQEIATTLQPRFAGGNPPDFVNNSGTKFMDFGALVQDGQMQDLTELYDAPSVDDPAKKVRDTLIAGTVEQGVYNGKPYVLNYVFTVYGLWYSDKLFKEKGWAPPKSWAEFTALLDTIKAAGITPYSYAGKNAPYYQYLVILSTAAKIGGADVLKNIDNLQDGAWTAEPVRQAAELWAEIGAKYMDKSHEGLIHTEVQLQQNQGKVAIYPSGSWLEAEQVQSTPDGFNYAVMPIPSATSADKLPATAVFAAPGEPYFVSAKGKNPRGGMEYMRQMLSKAGTKGFIELNKSLTAVAGSSDGIALSPGLTSASTALSASAQDAFNYRFPDWYKELDTELRTATNSLMFGRENAGQFVERMQKKADAIKSDSSITKFSR; this is translated from the coding sequence ATGTCCGCAACCCCCGACAACACGTCGGACCTCACCCGGCGTACGGTCCTGCGCCGGGCCGCCACGGTCGGCCTGCTCGCCACGCCCGCCGCCGGCCTGCTCAGCGCCTGCGTCGGCAGCGGCGGCGACGAGCCCCAGGAGCAGGCGGAGGGTGAGAAGACCGCCGAGAACCCGCTCGGTGTCGACCCGAAGGCGCCGCTGGAGATCGTGATCTTCAACGGTGGCTACGGCGAGAAGTACGCCACCGACGTGCACCAGCCGCTCTACAAGACGAAGTTCCCCGAGGCCGAGATCAAGCACTCGGCGACGCAGGAGATCGCCACCACCCTGCAGCCGCGGTTCGCCGGCGGCAACCCGCCGGACTTCGTGAACAACTCCGGCACCAAGTTCATGGACTTCGGCGCGCTGGTGCAGGACGGCCAGATGCAGGACCTGACCGAGCTGTACGACGCCCCGTCGGTCGACGACCCGGCCAAGAAGGTCCGCGACACGCTGATCGCCGGCACCGTCGAGCAGGGTGTCTACAACGGCAAGCCGTACGTGCTCAACTACGTCTTCACCGTGTACGGCCTGTGGTACTCCGACAAGCTGTTCAAGGAGAAGGGCTGGGCCCCGCCGAAGAGCTGGGCGGAGTTCACCGCGCTGCTGGACACCATCAAGGCGGCCGGCATCACGCCGTACTCGTACGCCGGCAAGAACGCGCCGTACTACCAGTACCTGGTGATCCTCTCGACGGCGGCGAAGATCGGTGGCGCCGACGTCCTGAAGAACATCGACAACCTGCAGGACGGTGCCTGGACCGCCGAGCCGGTCCGGCAGGCCGCCGAGCTGTGGGCCGAGATCGGCGCCAAGTACATGGACAAGAGCCACGAGGGTCTGATCCACACCGAGGTGCAGCTCCAGCAGAACCAGGGCAAGGTCGCGATCTACCCCAGTGGTTCCTGGCTGGAGGCCGAGCAGGTCCAGTCGACGCCGGACGGCTTCAACTACGCGGTGATGCCGATCCCGTCGGCGACCTCGGCGGACAAGCTGCCGGCGACCGCGGTGTTCGCCGCCCCCGGTGAGCCGTACTTCGTCTCCGCCAAGGGCAAGAACCCGCGCGGCGGCATGGAGTACATGCGCCAGATGCTGTCGAAGGCCGGCACCAAGGGCTTCATCGAGCTCAACAAGTCGCTGACCGCTGTCGCGGGTTCGTCCGACGGCATCGCGCTGTCGCCCGGCCTGACCAGCGCCAGCACCGCCCTGTCCGCGTCGGCGCAGGACGCTTTCAACTACCGGTTCCCGGACTGGTACAAGGAGCTCGACACCGAGCTGCGGACCGCGACCAACTCCCTGATGTTCGGGCGGGAGAACGCGGGGCAGTTCGTCGAGCGGATGCAGAAGAAGGCGGACGCGATCAAGTCCGACTCGTCCATCACGAAGTTCTCGCGCTGA